A DNA window from Bacteroides cellulosilyticus contains the following coding sequences:
- a CDS encoding KdsC family phosphatase, whose product MSTINYDLKKIKALVFDVDGVLSANVIPMSPDGEPMRTVNIKDGYALHLACKQGLLLGIITGGRSEAVRKRFMALGIPSEDIYMASSVKIHDYHDFRDRHGLKDEEILYVGDDIPDIEVMRECGLPCCPKDASAEVKTVSRYISYANGGYGCGRDVVEQVLKVQGLWMDDKAFGW is encoded by the coding sequence GTGAGTACTATCAATTACGATCTGAAAAAGATAAAAGCACTTGTATTTGATGTTGATGGCGTTTTGAGTGCTAACGTCATACCGATGAGTCCGGATGGAGAACCGATGCGTACCGTGAACATTAAAGATGGCTACGCTTTGCACCTTGCCTGTAAACAGGGTTTGTTACTGGGAATCATTACCGGTGGACGCTCCGAAGCTGTTCGCAAACGCTTTATGGCCTTGGGAATTCCTTCTGAGGATATTTACATGGCTTCTTCCGTAAAAATCCATGATTATCATGATTTTCGTGACCGTCATGGCTTGAAGGACGAAGAGATTCTTTATGTAGGTGATGACATTCCGGATATTGAAGTAATGCGTGAGTGCGGATTACCTTGTTGTCCTAAAGACGCATCAGCAGAAGTGAAGACCGTCTCCCGCTACATTTCCTATGCCAATGGTGGCTATGGCTGTGGTCGGGACGTTGTAGAACAAGTATTGAAAGTTCAGGGACTTTGGATGGATGATAAAGCCTTTGGCTGGTAA
- a CDS encoding Rossmann-like and DUF2520 domain-containing protein, with amino-acid sequence MKRSVQDTPVVFIGAGNLATNLAKALYQNGFRIVQVYSRTKEAACALAQAIEAEYTTELSEVSRDARLYIVSLKDAAFVELLPEIVAGKEDALLVHTAGSIPMSIWEGKTSRYGVFYPMQTFSKQREVDFRTIPFFIESNSSEDTELLKAIASVLSEKVYEATSEQRRSLHLAAVFTCNFTNHMYALAAELLKKYNLPFDAMLPLIDETARKVHELEPKQAQTGPAVRYDENVINKHLEMLADEPEMQELYQLVSENIHRLHNK; translated from the coding sequence ATGAAAAGGAGTGTACAAGATACGCCGGTAGTCTTTATCGGTGCCGGAAACCTCGCAACGAATCTGGCCAAGGCTTTATATCAAAATGGTTTTCGTATAGTACAGGTCTACAGCCGTACAAAAGAGGCTGCATGTGCCTTGGCTCAAGCGATAGAGGCGGAATATACGACTGAACTTTCGGAAGTATCCAGAGATGCCCGGCTCTATATTGTCTCTTTGAAGGATGCTGCTTTCGTGGAACTATTACCCGAGATTGTTGCCGGGAAGGAAGATGCTTTGCTGGTACATACAGCCGGAAGCATTCCGATGAGCATTTGGGAAGGAAAAACTTCGCGTTACGGTGTGTTTTATCCTATGCAGACTTTCAGCAAACAGCGCGAGGTGGATTTCCGTACGATTCCTTTCTTCATAGAGAGTAATTCATCCGAAGATACGGAATTGTTGAAGGCAATTGCTTCTGTCCTTTCGGAAAAGGTGTATGAAGCTACCTCTGAGCAGCGTAGAAGCCTGCATCTGGCAGCTGTGTTCACTTGTAATTTTACGAATCACATGTATGCTCTGGCGGCTGAATTATTGAAGAAATATAATCTTCCATTCGATGCGATGTTACCCTTGATTGATGAAACAGCCCGTAAAGTGCATGAACTGGAACCGAAGCAGGCTCAGACAGGTCCGGCTGTACGTTATGATGAAAATGTAATCAATAAGCATCTGGAGATGCTTGCTGATGAACCGGAGATGCAGGAATTGTATCAGCTTGTGAGCGAGAATATACATCGTTTGCATAACAAGTAA
- a CDS encoding nitroreductase family protein codes for MENFSELLKVRRSMRKFTDEELTQEEVVTLMKAALMSPTSKRTNAWQFIMVDDKELLEKLSHCKAQASQFIADAPLAIVVTADPLVSDVWIEDASIASIIIQLQAEDMGLGSCWVQVRERFTASGMPSDEYVREVLDIPLQLQVLSVVAIGHKGMERKPFSEEHLQWEKVHINKYGGK; via the coding sequence ATGGAAAATTTCAGTGAATTGCTAAAAGTTCGCCGCAGTATGCGGAAATTTACGGATGAAGAGTTGACGCAGGAAGAGGTGGTTACCCTGATGAAAGCTGCGCTGATGTCACCCACTTCCAAGCGGACAAATGCATGGCAGTTTATTATGGTGGACGATAAGGAGTTGCTTGAAAAACTATCACATTGCAAGGCGCAAGCGTCGCAATTTATTGCTGATGCACCGTTGGCAATTGTAGTAACGGCTGATCCGTTAGTGAGTGATGTGTGGATTGAAGATGCTTCCATTGCTTCGATTATTATACAATTACAGGCAGAAGATATGGGCTTAGGCAGTTGCTGGGTGCAGGTGCGCGAACGTTTCACCGCTTCCGGTATGCCGTCCGATGAATATGTACGCGAAGTGCTCGATATTCCCTTACAACTGCAAGTGCTCAGTGTCGTTGCTATCGGACACAAAGGCATGGAACGTAAGCCTTTCAGTGAAGAACATCTGCAATGGGAAAAAGTTCATATCAATAAATACGGAGGAAAGTAA
- a CDS encoding GNAT family N-acetyltransferase: protein MPLKLTTYYHGSDIPELPGNNTFHSIELFHIYEATPGYTPLLIVASEAEKPVAKLLAAVRKSVRLFPPAIIKRCEVYGTGEYFDETVDKEFVFGEMLQRLTAEALREAFLIEFRNLENSLFGYKSFRKNHYFAINWLRVRNSLHSIEHVESRFSPSRIRQVKKGLKNGAEVKEAHTPEEVHAFSQMLHHVYSSKIRRHFPSRVFFLRMEEEMMKGEQSKIFIVTYKDKIIGGSACIYSEDSAYLWFSGGMRKTYALQYPGILAVWYALFDAKQRGYRHLEFMDVGLPFRKHGYREFVLRFGGKQSSTRRWFLFRWEWLNKLLNKIYE, encoded by the coding sequence ATGCCTTTGAAACTGACGACATATTACCACGGGAGTGACATCCCGGAACTGCCGGGCAATAATACATTTCACTCCATCGAGTTGTTTCATATCTACGAAGCAACCCCGGGTTATACGCCCCTTCTCATTGTTGCATCAGAAGCCGAAAAGCCTGTCGCCAAGCTATTGGCAGCAGTACGAAAGAGTGTCCGTCTGTTCCCGCCCGCCATTATCAAGCGATGTGAGGTTTATGGCACAGGAGAGTATTTTGATGAAACTGTTGACAAGGAGTTTGTCTTTGGTGAGATGTTGCAACGGTTAACGGCTGAAGCGTTACGGGAGGCATTCCTTATTGAATTCCGTAACCTGGAAAACTCCCTGTTCGGTTATAAATCTTTCCGCAAAAACCATTACTTCGCCATAAACTGGCTACGGGTACGTAATTCATTACATAGCATTGAGCATGTAGAAAGCCGCTTCAGTCCCTCGCGCATCCGGCAAGTCAAAAAAGGATTAAAAAATGGTGCAGAAGTAAAGGAAGCTCATACTCCGGAGGAAGTGCATGCATTCTCCCAGATGCTGCACCATGTCTATTCTTCTAAAATACGCCGTCATTTCCCCAGCAGAGTGTTCTTCCTACGCATGGAAGAAGAAATGATGAAAGGGGAACAAAGCAAAATATTCATTGTCACTTACAAAGATAAAATAATAGGCGGCAGTGCCTGCATCTATTCCGAAGACAGTGCTTACCTTTGGTTCTCTGGTGGTATGCGCAAGACGTATGCCCTTCAATACCCGGGTATACTTGCCGTATGGTATGCTCTGTTCGATGCCAAGCAGCGGGGATACCGTCACCTTGAATTTATGGATGTCGGTCTCCCCTTCCGCAAGCATGGTTACCGCGAATTTGTCTTACGCTTCGGCGGTAAACAAAGCAGTACCCGTCGCTGGTTTCTTTTCCGCTGGGAGTGGCTGAACAAATTGCTGAATAAGATTTACGAATAG
- a CDS encoding amylo-alpha-1,6-glucosidase — protein sequence MINNKVNLCFSKKAAGILLAATSFLVMACSENVKELSPLSTHELGIAIPGGQSREYSYTDKNGGFYYGMTSTDDWGDWYAGWNIYAKRIFADYRLYVDGERLLRENARISVYPDKLVRRYERAVETFCLVDEPKLLYVRMDSVQGKQISFMLMGENVVDARKDGNSVLYTTKESPENVIRIAPVAEAGIEFADNLITVPVAAGGFLIAFGTEEDSRQAIDGFRKEGEKWLAARSQRIQSLLDHNPLKTNLDSLDHALAWIMLTNDQLITHQHGGYGMYAGLPWFTDFWGRDMFISMPGAVLCTGQFDTARDILASFARYQDTISTSPTYGRVPNRLNLEGILYNTTDGTPRFVMQVHDYLKYTGDTAFVKEIYPSVKIATDASLRLYTDEKGYLTHADADTWMDAKRQSKYPCSPRGNRAVDVQALWYTQLMNASDLARYMNREEDAQRWNLAAERLRSNFEQDFVDTAAQSIYDHLNTDGSGDAQFRPNAIYALDLVSDPDLKMHETKEVWERLVYPWGVSSLDQSDEQFHPYHEQWYRYHKDDAYHNGTIWLWNNGMAMQRMIENGQADIAYTLFRNMNRQALAEGAVGSLSENADAWPRAGQTWVRRSGTFLQAWSNSEHIRVWNQYFLGIRPDMLNHSITIDPQLPSELKLVDSRVNIGDGTLRMIIAKNDASGTYRYEWTGTPVTLKLDIDSYQTLDVPVSTDHSVSIRTEGARMTVDVSDASGKKTANYVAELDALKQEQKKQQDDYFMNTHFAKPSYRENMKSMSRYFDPPLTYQSVE from the coding sequence ATGATCAACAACAAAGTGAATTTATGCTTTTCGAAGAAAGCTGCGGGTATATTACTCGCAGCTACTTCTTTCTTAGTGATGGCTTGTAGTGAAAATGTAAAAGAGTTGTCTCCGTTAAGTACGCACGAATTAGGCATTGCCATACCTGGCGGCCAGTCGCGTGAATATTCTTATACAGACAAAAACGGAGGTTTCTATTATGGAATGACCTCTACGGATGATTGGGGAGATTGGTATGCAGGCTGGAATATTTATGCCAAACGTATCTTTGCAGATTACCGCTTGTATGTGGATGGAGAAAGATTGCTTCGGGAAAATGCCCGCATATCGGTATATCCTGACAAATTAGTTCGCCGATATGAAAGGGCTGTGGAAACATTCTGTCTGGTGGATGAACCGAAGCTGTTGTATGTTCGTATGGATAGTGTACAAGGGAAGCAGATCTCATTCATGCTGATGGGGGAAAATGTGGTGGATGCACGGAAGGATGGAAATTCTGTACTCTATACAACGAAAGAGTCACCGGAAAATGTAATACGTATAGCACCCGTAGCGGAGGCAGGAATTGAATTTGCAGATAATCTGATAACTGTTCCGGTTGCTGCTGGTGGTTTCCTGATTGCTTTTGGTACGGAAGAAGATAGCCGGCAAGCAATAGACGGTTTTCGTAAAGAAGGAGAGAAGTGGTTGGCTGCACGTAGTCAGCGTATTCAATCCTTACTGGACCATAATCCTTTAAAGACTAATCTGGATTCTTTGGATCATGCCCTTGCCTGGATTATGCTTACCAATGATCAGTTGATCACTCATCAGCACGGTGGTTATGGTATGTATGCCGGTTTACCCTGGTTCACGGACTTCTGGGGGCGGGATATGTTTATTTCTATGCCGGGTGCAGTGCTTTGTACAGGGCAGTTTGATACGGCACGTGATATTCTTGCGTCATTTGCACGTTATCAGGATACCATTTCCACATCTCCTACTTACGGACGTGTACCTAATCGTTTGAATCTGGAAGGTATTCTTTATAATACCACTGACGGAACCCCTCGTTTCGTTATGCAGGTGCATGATTATCTGAAATATACGGGTGACACCGCCTTCGTGAAAGAAATTTATCCTTCAGTGAAGATTGCTACGGATGCTTCTCTTCGCTTGTATACGGACGAAAAAGGGTATCTCACCCATGCGGACGCAGATACCTGGATGGATGCCAAACGTCAAAGCAAGTATCCCTGTTCACCACGTGGCAATCGTGCTGTGGATGTGCAGGCATTGTGGTATACCCAATTGATGAATGCCTCGGATCTTGCCCGCTACATGAACCGTGAAGAAGATGCCCAGCGTTGGAATCTTGCCGCGGAGCGTCTCCGCTCAAATTTTGAACAGGATTTTGTAGACACAGCCGCCCAGTCAATCTATGATCATCTGAATACAGATGGAAGTGGGGATGCGCAATTCCGCCCCAATGCTATCTATGCGTTGGATCTGGTTTCTGATCCTGACTTGAAGATGCATGAGACAAAAGAAGTTTGGGAACGTCTGGTATATCCGTGGGGAGTGTCTTCACTCGATCAGTCTGACGAACAGTTCCATCCTTATCATGAGCAATGGTATCGTTATCATAAAGATGATGCTTATCATAATGGCACGATATGGCTTTGGAATAATGGTATGGCCATGCAGCGGATGATAGAAAACGGACAAGCTGACATCGCGTATACTTTGTTCAGGAACATGAACCGCCAGGCACTTGCGGAAGGTGCTGTCGGTAGTTTATCAGAGAATGCGGATGCATGGCCACGTGCCGGACAGACATGGGTACGTCGAAGTGGAACTTTCCTGCAGGCGTGGAGTAATAGCGAGCATATTCGCGTGTGGAACCAATACTTCCTGGGAATCCGTCCTGATATGCTCAATCATTCCATAACCATTGATCCGCAGCTTCCTTCTGAATTGAAGCTAGTGGATAGTCGGGTAAATATAGGAGATGGTACATTACGTATGATTATTGCTAAAAACGATGCTAGCGGAACTTACCGCTATGAATGGACCGGTACACCCGTAACTCTCAAACTGGATATCGATTCTTATCAGACATTGGATGTTCCGGTTTCAACAGATCACTCGGTAAGTATCAGGACAGAGGGAGCACGTATGACAGTGGATGTCTCTGATGCCTCTGGTAAGAAGACAGCCAATTACGTAGCAGAACTGGATGCACTCAAGCAGGAACAGAAGAAACAACAAGATGATTATTTCATGAATACTCATTTTGCAAAGCCTTCTTACAGAGAAAATATGAAGAGTATGTCCCGTTACTTTGATCCGCCGTTGACGTATCAGAGTGTGGAATAA
- a CDS encoding alpha-amylase family glycosyl hydrolase: MRRLYSLFICLLAVVAMQAQIVTTTPAFPTENDEVTIIFDATKGTAGLKGFTGDVYAHTGVTIGGTAWQYAPTWGDNSAKYKMTSLGNDKWQLKLTPSIREYYSVKSGETVTQLAFVFRSADKSKEGKETGGKDIFVDVHAAGLTVRFDKPAEKENILIGTPFTIEASASAASDLKLYVNADEIATATNTTTISQSYTFSTAGSYTLKIEATANGKTESATQGVTVLNGTSTSETMPKGVRPGINYVSDTEVTLVLQAPGKKYVYVVGDFNDWMPKADYQLKQDGEYFWITLSGLTKGEEYAFQYLVDGSIYVADPYTDKVLDPWNDQYIESTTYPNLKAYPTGKAEGIVSVLQTGQAAYNWKVKNFERPASEKLVIYEMLIRDFTEEHTFNAAKEKLEYLKNLGVNAIELMPVNEFEGNTSWGYNPSFYFAVDKYYGTKNDLRAFVDECHGQGMAVIIDLVLNHSFGQSPFYLLYKDADGRPSADNPWYNQESNIKNPSLSWGYDFNHDSEYTRALVDSVAGFWMSEYKIDGFRYDFTKGFSNTSYGENDWANGPDNARIANLKRMSAAVQERQPGAYVIFEHLAATSEEKQLGDAGILLWRNKNEAYCETAMGWSGSKTDFSGLFAGTSGMPAGSLVGYMESHDEERTGFKAWKWGNSGVIASTTSTNTGMSPATGSNINLSTRTKRLATNAAFFLTVPGPKMIWQFGELGYDFSINNNSDGSKYDDQGGYRTDPKPIRWDYFEDADRKKLYETYAALLDLRHSYPELFASSTTFSWKVGTANWDNGRTLSATSIDGKSLVVVGNFALADKNFSVTFQETGTWYELLKDNEPLSVSSTTQTIAVPAHEFRLFTNFKPTLTGIETTAPDAEKPLIYYNRGIDTLVLPAGEAKRIEVYSVNGMLVMTQEKCTSVGLSALPVGYYMARVYMEDGRVQVCKIMK, encoded by the coding sequence ATGAGAAGACTTTACTCCTTATTTATTTGTTTGCTGGCAGTGGTTGCCATGCAAGCGCAAATAGTAACCACTACTCCGGCTTTCCCGACGGAGAATGATGAAGTCACCATTATTTTTGATGCAACGAAAGGTACGGCTGGGCTGAAAGGTTTTACCGGTGATGTGTATGCACATACAGGGGTGACAATTGGGGGCACAGCTTGGCAATATGCTCCGACATGGGGAGATAACTCAGCGAAATATAAAATGACTTCACTGGGAAATGATAAATGGCAATTAAAGCTAACTCCCAGTATTCGTGAATATTATAGCGTTAAGAGTGGTGAAACTGTAACGCAGTTAGCTTTTGTGTTTCGTAGTGCCGATAAATCGAAAGAAGGAAAAGAAACAGGTGGCAAAGATATATTTGTAGATGTACATGCCGCTGGCTTAACCGTTCGCTTTGACAAACCTGCTGAAAAAGAAAATATACTTATCGGTACGCCCTTTACAATTGAAGCTTCTGCCTCTGCGGCTTCCGATTTGAAACTTTATGTAAATGCGGACGAAATAGCTACAGCAACTAATACTACTACTATTTCCCAATCTTATACATTCTCAACTGCCGGAAGCTATACTTTGAAAATAGAGGCTACTGCTAATGGTAAAACAGAATCCGCTACACAAGGTGTGACAGTACTGAATGGAACAAGTACTTCGGAAACGATGCCTAAGGGAGTACGTCCCGGTATTAACTATGTCAGTGATACGGAAGTAACTTTGGTGTTGCAGGCTCCGGGTAAAAAGTATGTATATGTGGTAGGTGACTTTAATGATTGGATGCCTAAAGCAGACTATCAACTGAAACAAGACGGTGAATATTTCTGGATAACTCTTTCAGGATTGACTAAAGGAGAAGAATATGCTTTCCAATATTTGGTAGATGGTTCTATTTATGTGGCAGACCCATATACAGATAAAGTTTTGGACCCTTGGAATGACCAGTATATTGAGAGTACGACATATCCGAATTTGAAAGCCTATCCGACCGGAAAAGCAGAAGGTATTGTTTCCGTCCTGCAAACAGGACAGGCTGCTTATAACTGGAAAGTGAAGAACTTTGAGCGCCCTGCTTCTGAAAAGTTGGTTATTTACGAAATGCTGATTCGTGACTTTACCGAGGAACATACCTTCAATGCTGCGAAAGAAAAACTGGAGTACTTGAAGAATCTGGGAGTAAATGCAATCGAACTGATGCCTGTTAATGAGTTTGAAGGAAACACGAGTTGGGGGTATAATCCTTCATTCTATTTTGCCGTAGATAAGTATTACGGTACAAAAAATGATTTAAGAGCTTTTGTAGATGAATGTCACGGTCAAGGGATGGCTGTTATTATCGACCTTGTGCTGAATCATAGCTTTGGCCAGTCTCCTTTCTATCTTTTGTATAAAGATGCGGATGGAAGGCCCTCTGCTGATAATCCGTGGTATAATCAAGAATCAAATATTAAGAATCCAAGTCTTTCATGGGGATATGATTTCAATCATGATAGTGAATATACCCGAGCTTTGGTGGATAGTGTAGCCGGCTTCTGGATGTCGGAATACAAAATTGACGGTTTCCGTTATGACTTTACGAAAGGGTTCTCTAATACTTCTTATGGAGAGAATGATTGGGCAAATGGACCGGATAATGCACGTATTGCCAATCTGAAACGTATGTCGGCTGCCGTACAGGAACGGCAACCGGGTGCTTATGTTATTTTTGAACATTTGGCAGCTACCAGTGAAGAAAAGCAGTTAGGAGATGCAGGCATCTTGCTATGGCGTAATAAAAATGAAGCATATTGTGAAACTGCTATGGGATGGAGTGGCTCAAAAACCGATTTTTCTGGTTTGTTTGCAGGGACATCCGGTATGCCTGCTGGTAGCTTAGTAGGATATATGGAAAGTCATGATGAAGAACGTACAGGGTTTAAAGCCTGGAAATGGGGAAATTCCGGAGTAATAGCATCAACTACGAGTACAAATACCGGAATGAGCCCTGCAACAGGAAGTAATATTAATCTCTCTACCCGCACCAAACGTTTAGCCACTAATGCGGCCTTCTTCCTTACCGTACCCGGACCGAAGATGATCTGGCAATTTGGTGAGTTAGGATATGATTTCTCAATAAACAACAATAGTGACGGCTCTAAATATGATGATCAGGGCGGTTATCGTACGGATCCTAAACCGATACGTTGGGATTACTTTGAAGATGCTGATCGAAAGAAATTGTATGAGACGTATGCTGCTCTTTTAGATTTACGTCATTCCTATCCTGAACTGTTTGCTTCAAGTACTACATTTAGCTGGAAAGTAGGTACTGCTAACTGGGACAATGGACGTACTTTGTCGGCTACTTCCATTGACGGCAAGTCTCTTGTAGTTGTTGGCAACTTTGCGCTGGCAGATAAGAACTTTTCTGTAACTTTCCAGGAAACAGGTACATGGTATGAGTTACTGAAAGACAATGAGCCTTTGAGTGTATCAAGCACTACGCAAACTATTGCTGTTCCTGCCCATGAATTCCGTCTCTTTACTAACTTTAAACCAACTCTGACAGGTATTGAGACCACTGCTCCTGATGCCGAAAAACCTTTAATATATTACAATAGAGGTATAGATACTTTAGTGCTGCCTGCCGGAGAAGCTAAACGCATAGAAGTATATTCTGTGAATGGAATGCTGGTGATGACACAGGAAAAATGTACTTCTGTCGGTTTGTCTGCTTTGCCCGTTGGTTATTATATGGCACGGGTTTATATGGAAGATGGCAGAGTGCAGGTTTGCAAAATAATGAAATAG
- a CDS encoding T9SS type A sorting domain-containing protein: MKQIVLIPVETSTKNSTQWEMEVYNTFYGTKVCDVKKIMDSNYQLNTSGWTPGVYIIRVVVGDEVLTDKITVGK, from the coding sequence GTGAAACAAATAGTTTTAATTCCTGTTGAAACGTCAACAAAGAATTCCACTCAATGGGAAATGGAAGTGTATAACACTTTTTATGGTACAAAAGTTTGTGATGTAAAAAAAATAATGGATTCTAATTATCAATTAAATACTTCAGGCTGGACACCGGGAGTCTATATTATTCGTGTAGTAGTAGGGGATGAGGTCTTGACTGATAAAATAACAGTAGGAAAGTAG
- a CDS encoding trypsin-like serine peptidase, which translates to MKTKALLKSFAFCLIAICSVCANAQISTNELPPSFSSSLFSTRSSDVINLPVPDVAEALHEDSLFADANIPYRVGLPLAVSYNLQNSGHWQVLGDSVRVWRLQLHAAGAKAMTVSYDKFWIPEGAKFFIYNADKTFCIGAFTHSNNKGTREKPEDFATGFVAGDNIVLEYYEPIGNSMGVISLQHVVYIYKNILAAQSNIMPRISLPEPGESMSCNININCPDGGDYQRDKRSVVCIYGANGYACTGTLINNMAQEDYVLTADHCFDGTSYDAEGKSQVNQLIFYWNNESPTCANAMNVNPPSTAAAAIVANNPDLDFALLKLTEPIVNLVGYIPYYIGWSRDTIPATRGTCIHHPKGDIKKISIDYEPIRSYQFRYSWDNGTFSAPNTLWVADFNKGMIENGSSGSPLINQNHKLIGKLRGGANAICGGPVIKYYDRFDKSWNCGSVATRRLKDWLDPDNLGIIEMEARNLDLDIVGDNVVCDSAIYYVDKLPVDALVTWECIAIQSYGPVLQVDKPTMNKCQIWNRDYLPAKVDLKAHISFNDTIRTITRRIYISDKTHIVKGTYQQEACDFYGVSHPELSGSLKPEAATFVHQGCMVHVYLNGEYGRSVRFDNSFGVPEPLYWSYNGSRLDFQLPYGS; encoded by the coding sequence ATGAAAACAAAAGCTTTATTGAAGAGTTTTGCATTTTGTCTTATTGCAATTTGCTCAGTCTGTGCTAATGCTCAAATCAGCACCAATGAATTACCTCCGAGTTTTTCATCCTCTTTATTCTCTACTCGTTCGAGTGATGTGATTAATTTGCCTGTTCCAGATGTAGCTGAAGCGTTACATGAAGACAGCTTGTTTGCGGATGCTAATATTCCTTATCGTGTTGGTTTACCTCTTGCTGTAAGTTACAATCTTCAGAATTCTGGCCATTGGCAAGTCTTGGGAGATAGTGTGCGGGTTTGGCGTCTACAACTACATGCAGCAGGGGCAAAGGCAATGACTGTCAGCTATGATAAATTTTGGATACCGGAAGGTGCTAAATTTTTTATTTATAACGCAGATAAAACATTCTGTATAGGAGCCTTTACGCATTCTAATAATAAAGGAACACGAGAAAAACCAGAGGATTTTGCAACAGGATTTGTTGCAGGTGATAATATTGTATTGGAGTATTATGAGCCTATAGGCAACTCTATGGGAGTTATATCTTTACAACATGTAGTTTATATTTATAAAAATATTCTTGCTGCTCAATCTAATATAATGCCTCGTATATCGCTACCAGAGCCTGGAGAATCAATGTCTTGCAACATTAATATAAATTGTCCTGATGGAGGTGATTACCAAAGGGATAAGCGCTCGGTTGTTTGTATTTATGGTGCAAATGGATACGCTTGTACAGGTACATTAATAAATAATATGGCTCAAGAAGATTATGTTTTAACAGCTGATCATTGTTTTGATGGTACAAGTTATGATGCTGAAGGAAAAAGTCAAGTAAATCAGCTCATTTTTTATTGGAATAATGAAAGTCCAACTTGTGCTAATGCAATGAATGTAAATCCACCTAGTACTGCGGCTGCAGCTATTGTTGCGAACAATCCAGACTTGGATTTTGCATTGTTAAAATTGACAGAACCAATAGTAAATTTAGTAGGTTATATTCCTTATTATATTGGATGGTCAAGAGATACAATTCCAGCTACTAGAGGAACATGTATTCATCATCCTAAAGGAGATATAAAAAAAATATCGATAGACTATGAGCCCATACGTAGTTATCAGTTTAGGTATAGTTGGGATAATGGTACTTTTTCAGCACCTAATACTCTTTGGGTAGCTGACTTTAATAAGGGTATGATTGAAAATGGTTCTTCTGGCTCTCCTTTGATTAATCAAAACCATAAATTAATCGGAAAATTGAGAGGAGGAGCTAATGCTATTTGTGGAGGTCCGGTTATTAAATACTACGATCGTTTCGATAAATCTTGGAATTGTGGAAGTGTTGCAACGAGAAGATTAAAAGATTGGTTAGATCCTGATAATTTGGGAATAATAGAGATGGAAGCAAGGAATCTGGATCTGGATATTGTGGGTGATAATGTTGTATGTGACTCTGCGATTTACTATGTAGACAAATTACCTGTAGATGCTTTGGTTACGTGGGAATGTATTGCTATACAGTCATATGGTCCTGTATTACAAGTAGACAAGCCTACGATGAATAAATGTCAAATATGGAATCGTGATTATTTGCCGGCTAAAGTCGATTTGAAGGCTCATATATCGTTTAATGATACAATTAGAACAATTACTAGGCGAATTTATATTTCAGATAAAACTCATATTGTTAAAGGGACCTATCAACAGGAAGCATGCGATTTTTATGGAGTAAGTCATCCTGAACTAAGCGGTTCATTGAAACCTGAGGCAGCGACATTTGTTCATCAAGGTTGTATGGTACATGTTTATTTAAATGGTGAATATGGTAGGAGTGTCAGATTTGATAATAGCTTTGGAGTTCCAGAACCTCTTTATTGGTCTTATAATGGAAGTCGTTTGGATTTTCAATTACCTTATGGGTCTTGA